CTATCTTTAACTTTTTTATAATAAATTTTTAAATTATTCGATAAAGTCTGTTGTCTAAAACTACTTTTTTACCTATCTAGCAAAAATATTTCTTTAATGAATAGATAAAATTGTAAATTAACAAACTTCTTATCATCAAACTAGGGAATAATTTTATAACTTTAATTAACTATTTCTATAAGAAACATTGAGAACGGAATAATTTCATCCTTAATCCAAATATCAAAAAAGAATATTATCTTTATTATTGATATAAATTTTTTATTTTTTGTATTTATATATGTAGTATTTTTATAAAGATATAACCAATCTATTTATTCAAAAGCTAGATAAAGATAATTACCTATTTCAACGGCATAGATAAAAACGAAAAGCAGACAAGATACAATTTTAAATACTATAATAGCATTTTTCTATCAATATTCGTTTCACGTGAAACATTATCTAATTAGTTACTTGAAGAAGTATTAGATTGTAGGATATTTTGTTTTAAATAAAGTTATTTTTATAACTAAAAATTTTTTTAATTATAAAAAATGTTTTTTTGTTTTATTAGGGAAAGAGAGAACAGTATTAAAAATAGCGATAATTTAACTTTTAGTTGCCTTCATTAACAGATTGACCCATCTAATAATAATTTTATTTTATCCAAATAAATACCCAGTGAATGAACAAAATGGGTAGAAGATTGCCTATAATAACAATCTTCTACCCATTTTATATAAAATTTTGTTTTTCTAATTTAGTTAACCTTTTATGATTCTCCACTTTAATGATGATCATAAAATATATTAAAAATTCAAATAACTCATTGAATTAGCAATTTTTAACAGATTTAATTATTAGTAATCATCCAAATATTTTGCACTAAAAGTAGGGCCAACCATAAGTCATTTTTATCATTTTATGGTTTTTAACAGGCGATATTCCCTTAACTGGTCCAAAATGACTTTCCATCAATTTACGTAGATCGTTAATATGTTTTCTATCACGCATAAAGGCATAAAAACCAACTGGATTTGTATTTGGGTGATTGCCAATCCAGGTTTCTTCTCCTAGGTCTATATCCTTTCTAACTGTATATTTACCTAAAGACTGTTGAAATTCCTTGCTTTGTATAAAGGCAAGAAATAGTTTAGCTGCTGCCTTATGTTTTGTTTGTTTAAACATGGCCATTCGTTGTGCCCAGGAAATAAAGAAGTCTTCTTCAGGTATATAGGAGATGGAAGGTTGTTCTGGTAAAGTTTCGTAGCCAGTTAAACAACCAAGAAACCCATTTCTGCCAACTAATAACGGCGGCACAGCCGTTCCTCTAAGAAGATAGGGTTTCAACCTAGCTAGATCTGAAATAAATCGTTCACCTCTTTGTTTAATCATTTGATCATAAACATACAAAACAGCATCATCGTCATGAGGATAGGTAGAAATTAATTTTCCTTGGTATTGTTCAGTTAATAGATCTTCTAGGTTTTTTGGTGGTTGATCAATCCCTAATTTGGCATATTGAGGTAGAAAAGCAAACATTTTAAACGCAGAGAAATAACCCTCATCATCTTTAAATTCATTTCGTACTTGTGAAAAACCTACCGGACGAAAAGGTTCTAATACTTCCATTTTTTTCCAATCTTCAAAATCGTTTGAGGTCTGTAACATTGTTATATCAGGTGTCAAATCACCATTTAATAATTCTTTATAAATTCTAACATCATGGATTTTGGATAACTCCACATAGATATCTAGACGGATCTTAGGAAATTTTTTAAAAAGGCTTTTGCGAGTGCATCTTGTTGATTCACTGCGTCACCACCCGCCCAAATAATTAATGATTCGCCGCTTCCTTCAAGTTCATCAATAGCCAACTGATATAATTCTTCCAATTCTTTATTTTCCATTTCAACCGCCATGTTCATTTCCTCCCAGTTAGATAATCAATTCCTTAATTTAGTAATAACCTAAATGAAGTATTTTTGCAAAAATTCCTCTCTATCTTCCTCTGTTTTTTATTTATTATTGTTTTTTCTTAACTTAATTTTTTAATATTTAAATAGTAGTATTCATTTTATATACGTTTTTTATCTTGTTAATTGTTACAAGTTAGGATAACAATATTCATTATGTTATAACATGAAAAATTGATAATTAGTCAGATTTTTTAAGCGTTATTATCCTCAATAAATAAATTAATTTTTATCTCTAAAATCAAAAAAATAAGAGATTCAATTTTACTTAAATTAGTAAAATTGAATCTCTTATTTGCTAATGGAAATAATTTTGATCAAACATAAAATAATTTAGTTACTAAATACTTAGAAATTTTTTTATGATTAAGCTAAATATTAACATTTATTAATAATATAAGCCTACAATCGTACCCGTTAAGATAGATGCCAATGTAGCCCCTAATAATAACTTCATTGAAAAATTCGCAACTGTTATACCTTGTTTAGAACTGATAGACTTAATAGAACCAGTAATAATTCCTACAACACTAAAATTAGCAAAAGAAACAAGGTAAGCTGAGATGATAGCATTTGCTTTTAAACTTAAGGTAGAGGACATATTATGCAGAGAACTCATAGCAACAAATTCATTGGTTAATAATTTTGTAGCCATCAAACTACCTACCTTAATACTGTCCTTTGTTGGTACACCCATTAAAAAAGCGATTGGAGAAAAAATATAGCCTAAAATTGTCGTAAAACTAATATTAAAAATAGCTACAAAAATGCTATTCAAAAAATTCACTAAAGCCACAAAACCAATCAACATTGCAGCCACTGTTACTGCTAACTTAAACCCATCTAAAATATAGTCTCCTAATACTTGAAAGAAAGATTCATGGTTTTTCTCTTCATTCTTACTCATTGGCATGGTATCATAATTCGATGCATTATACGGATTAATAATACAAGACACCATTAATGCAGAAAAAATATTTAAAAATACAGCTGGAACAACAAATTTATCTGGAATCAACTGCATATACGCTGCTAAAACGGAAGCAGATACAGCACTCATAGCAGAAGCACAAATAGTATATAAACGTTCCTCAGTTAATTTAGGAATGTCATCTTTAACTGTTAAAAATACCTCAGGTTGTCCTAAAATAGCTGTTGAAACAGCAAAATAACTTTCTAGTTCTCCCATACCAGCAATTTTATTTAAAGTCCAACCAATCCATTTAATAATAAAAGGTAATACCCTAATATAATTTAAAATTCCTACAAGAGCTGAGATAAATACAATCGGCATCAAAACATTCAAGAAAAATACAGATGTACCTTTTTGAACAACCAAACCACCAAAGACAAAATCAACGCCTGAAGCAGCTTGAAGCATTAACCAATTAAAAAAAATGGCTATTTTATCCATGACATAAACGCCACCAGTTGTATTTAAGCACAGAAAAGAAATAATTAATTGTAAAATAAACATAATTGCTATATTTTTAAATTTAATATGTTTTCGATCATTACTAATAAGCCAGCCAACTGAAAAGACTAATAGTAGTCCTGTTATTAGAAAAATAAATTGTATTTTACTCACTTCTTTCAATCGATGATTAGTTGTATTAGTTATTTATCTTGCTACCTATTCTATAATTTGATAAATCATTTTTGGTTTTTCAATTTTATCACCAATGATTATATTATCATAGAGCAATTGCTTAATCTCTTCAATATGTTCTCTATTGCTATAAATTGTCATTAAGGATTCGCCTTGTTCTACAGGATCCCCTATTTTCTTATGCAGTTCAAGCCCAACAGCATAATCTAATTGATCAACGGCTTTTTGCCGGCCACCACCTAATAACATACTTGCAATTCCAATTTTATCGGCAATGATTTGTGTGACATACCCGCTTTTTTCAGCTGGTAAATCAATTTTGTATGTTGCTTGAGGCATAATAGTATAATCGTCAATGACCGCTGAATTTCCACCTTGAGCTTTAATCATCGCTCGAAAACAATCCAAGGCTGTTCCGGAAGAAAGCGTATCTTCTAATAAAATTCTAGCTTCTTCATATGTTTGAGCTTTTCCTCCTAAAATGACCATATAACTTCCCAAAGTCAGCGTTAATTCACGTAAATCTTGTGGTCCCTTATTTTTCAAAAGATCAATGGATTCTTCTATTTCCAAAGAATTACCAATTTTATTTCCAAGTGGCTGATTCATATCTGAAATAACTGCTAAACAATTCATACCAACACTTTTACCAATTTCAACAAGGGCTTTTGCTAATTCAATAGACTTATCAAGTGTTTTCATGAAAGCACCTGTACCTGTTTTCACATCAATGACTAAAGCATCTGTACCTGAGGCAATCTTTTTACTCATAATCGAACTAGCAATCAAGGGTATGGAATCAACGGTGTCTGTAACATCTCTTAAAGCGTAGATTTTTTTATCTGCTGGCGCGATATTACCTGTTGCACCTATAATCGCTAATTTTTCGTTTTTCACTTGTTTAATAAAGTCTTCTTGACTCATCTCTACTTGATAACCAGGAATAGCTTCTAATTTATCTAATGTTCCACCAGTATGACCTAACCCACGACCAGATACCATAGGTACAGGAATACCTATAGCAGATACCATGGCAGCTAGTGGCAAACTAACTTTATCCCCTACTCCGCCTGTTGAGTGTTTATCCACTTTAATTCCCGGAATAGTTGAAAGATCTAGACGATCTCCAGATTCCAGCATTTTAATAGTCAAATTTTTTCTTTCATGAGTTGTCATGCCTTGAAAATAAATAGCCATCAACAAAGCGGTAATTTGATAGTCAGGAATATTTTCTGTTGTGACACCTTCTATAAAAAACTGTATTTCTTCTTCAGTTAGTTCGTTGCCATTCCGTTTTTTATCAATAACATCTACCATTCGCATTTAGTTTCCTCCTTTATGAGCTAAAGCGCTATCAAATATACCCAAATTTGCATAACCTGAAGATAAAACGGTATGCACACCAGCAACCTTTCCTAATCCACTGGCAATAATTATCGAGCTGTCTTTTGCTTTTAATTCCTCCAATTCAATTCCGATAGTTCGATTATTTAATTCGTTATTAACAATTTGTCCTTTACTATCAATAAAACGAGAAACAACATCACCCACAGCATGCAGTTGCAATTCAGCTTTTTGATCTTCGTTTAGATATCCTTGTTGAAAAAGCAAGGCTTCTTTTCGAACAGTTCCTACAGTAAACAAAGCAATATTGGCTTTTCTACCTAGTTCAAGCACATCTTTAATAAAACGATCTTGCTCAACCAGCTCTCTTGTCAGTTGATTATCAAAAATAGTTGGTAATGGCAGATAATTCGCTTTAGTATTAAATGCATACGCTAGCTCATTAATACTTTCATAGGCATAAGTCTCTTCACATTCACCAATACTAACACTTCCCTTTAATTGAACCACCCTTACATCCTTAACTGATTGTTTTTCTAGCTGATTTGTCACTGCATGAATTGTTTTTCCCCAACCAATTCCAATAATATCGCCCGGTTTTACTATCTTCATTAAATAATCAGCCGTATAAGCACCGACGCTATCAAAAATAGCGGTTTTATTACGATAATTTGTAGGAACAACCTTAATTGTTGCATGATATTTTTTATTTAAGAGATTTTCTAATTCTTTAGCATCTAACAAAGGATTCTCAATTTGAATTTTAACGAATCCTAATTGTTTTGCTTGCTGTAATAATCGTGAAACTGTGGGACGTGAGATCCCCAATTGGTTGGCAATCTCACTTTGTCCCTTATTTTCTTCATAATATAAATGGGCAGCCATTAAACTTTGCTTAATTTTTTCATCATTACTATTTTTAACCATTATGTCATCCTATTTATTTGCTTTTTAATTTAATTCCTTTAAAAAACTTGTACCTGTTTGGTTACTCATTGTTACGTTAAAATTGTCTAACACAGTTGCTCCAAAATCTGCAAATGTTTTTCTTGTTCCAAGACTAGCTGTTTCCTTCATACTTTGTGAATAAACAAGTAATGGTACATATTCACGAGTATGGTCTGTTCCTTTAAAGGTTGGATCATTCCCATGATCAGCGGTAATCAAAACCAAATCATCTTCTTTTAAATTATCTAGGACAGTACCCAAACGTTTATCAAAATCCATTAAGGCTTGCCCATCACCTAATGCATCTCTACGATGACCATACATTGAGTCAAAGTCCACCAAGTTTACAAAACAAAAACCAGTAAAATCTTCTTGCATAACTTGGTCTAGATGATCCATTCCATCCATATTGCTTTCATTGTGATAAACTGTATCTAAGCCATTACCAGAAAAAATATCATTAATTTTACCAATGCCAATAGTAGTAATATGGTTTTCTTGTAATACGTTTAATGCTGTTTTACTTGAAGGTTCTAATGAAAAATCATGACGGTTCGCTGTTCTGGTAAAATGTTCTTTATCAGGACCGACATATGGACGAGCAATAACACGTCCCATCAGGTATTCCGGCCCATTCACCAATTCACGTGCATAACGACAAATACGGTAAAGTTCATCTACTGGAATAATATCCTCATGAGCAGCAATTTGCAAAACAGAATCTCCAGAAGTATAAATAATTAAATCACCAGTTTTCATTTGATGTTCGCCTAATTCTTTAATAATTTCTGTTCCAGATGCAGGACGATTTCCTACAATTTTACGACCTGAAAATTTAGAAATTTTATCTAATAATTCTTTTGGAAAGCCATCTGGAAAAAAGCTTAATGGATGGGTAACTGGCAATTCCATCATTTCCCAATGACCATCTAAACTATCCTTACCAACAGAGACTTCTTGCATTTTTCCGTAATAGCCTATTGGTTTTTCTACGGCTGGTACTCCCTCAATCGCTATTTGACGTAAATTAGAAAGGCCCATTTTTTGTAAGTTAGGGATATGCAATTTCCCATTATAAAATTCGCCAATATGACCTAGAGTATCTGAGCCTACATCATCAAATTGAGCGGCATCAGCTGCTGCTCCTGTACCGATAGAGTCAAGAACAATGCCAAAAATTCTTTTGTATTTCATGAATGCTTTTCTCCTTTAAGCTAGAATTTGTTTGGTAGCACTAACACCAAGACGACTTGCGCCTGCCTCAATCATAGCAACTGCCTCATTATAATTATGAATACCACCGGAAGCTTTTACACCTAGACGATTACCAACCGTTTTACGCATTAAAGTAACATCATCTATTTTAGCTCCTGCTGAACTAAATCCTGTTGAGGTTTTTACATAATCTGCATCTGCATCTTCGGCTAATTGACAAGCTGTAACTATTTGATCATTTGTTAAATAAGACGTTTCTATAATTACTTTTAATAAATTATCTTTTTTATGAGTTTCCTCTGCAACCAATTTGATATCTTCCTTAACAAATGTCTCATTTCCACCAATTAATTCACCAATATTAATAACCATATCTACTTCTTTTGCACCATCATCTATGGCTATTCGTGTTTCAATTACTTTAGTAGCTGTTGAAGTTGCTCCTAGAGGAAAACCGACCACAACACAGGGAACGACCATACTGTCTCGTAATTGCGATGTAACTAACTTAATCCAGTGTGCATTTACACAAACAGAAGCAGTTTGATAGTCAAGTGCTTCTTTACAAATCGTTAAAATTTCTTCTTTTGTAGCATTTGGTTTCAAAAGTGTGTGATCTAAATATTTTGCCAATGCTTGCTTACTTATTTTCATAGATTGCAATCCCTTTCAATCGTTTCATTTATCATAAACTTTTATTTTACAATTGTAAAGTTATAAGGTGAAATTTTATTCAAAAAAACAATGAAAAATTTAATGCTTCATCTTTTACTAAAATATAATTCCTATTTTTTAATCTTCTCTTATACAAAACAGATCTGTTTTATATCATGTTAACTAGGCTATTAAACTATCTTTAATAAAAATAATAAATTTATTTTATATTTTATTAATAATAATTATCTAATTCGCTTATTTTAACCACTTAAAATTATTTATTATTTAAAAATGAAGTTATTAATAAAATAATTTAAAATATAAACTAACGAAATTGAAAATCATTCTAACTTAAGTAATTAATAATAATTAATTACTTAGTTTATAATTAACTAACTATTTTGATTTTAAATACACGACTAAAATAAAAAAAGATTTAATTTTAATAGAGGAATATTTCAAATATCTATTCAGAATAGGCATACTTGTCAATCAATGATAAAATAAAAGCGCTAAGAATAACTTTTTACTTTAAAAATTTTATGTATTACTGCTATTTTTATTAAGAAGAATTAATTAAAATTTAGGATTAAAATCATGCTTTAAATCAATTTATGCTAAATTTTTATTGATTGATTTTTTAATTTATATAAAAATTTTTATCTATCAAGAAAGAGAAGGCTTTTAAAATGGAGAATGTGAAGATTGGTCAAATTGTCATTGGTAAAGGTTTACCAAAAATCATTATGCCAATGGTTGGCCAAACAGAAAAAGAAATCTTAGAAGAAGCTAGGATGATCCAGCAAACTAAAGGTGACATTGCCGAATGGCGAATTGATTATTTTGAAAATGTTCAAATCCCAGAAACAGTTGCTAAGCTTTCTCATGCAATCAAAGCACTGTTAAAAAAGCCATTATTAATTACCTTTCGTAGTGTCAAGGAGGGAGGCCAGCAAGTCATTTCTGATCAAGAATATTTACATATTTATCAAATGATTATTCAATTAGGGAAATTTGATTTATTAGATATTGAATTTTCAATGCCAATTAGATATATTGATGCACTAATCTATCAAGCACATTTAGAAAAAATTAAAGTTATTATCAGCAATCATGAATTTGAACAAACACCTGCTCAAGAAGAGTTAATTAATCGCCTACAAAAAATGCAGAAAACCAAAGCAGATATCTGTAAAATAGCTGTAATGCCTCATTCTACGCAAGATGTTTTAACCTTACTACAAGCGACACAGATAATGAAAAAAAATCATGCCGACCGTCCGTTAATTGCATTATCAATGGGAACACTAGGAAAAATCAGCAGAATCGCCGGCCAACTCATCGGCTCTGATGCCACCTTTGGCATTATATCAAAATCTTCTGCTCCAGGACAATTACCAGTAACCGAATTACACAATATGATCAATTCTTTAAAAATAGATGAAGCCTATCTCACAAATAATGAATAGCTTTACAAAATGAATAACAATTTTATCTTAGGTATTTTACTATTTAAAACCTAACTGCCTATAAAAACTTTAGAATAAAGTCCTGATGATTTATCATTTAATATAAAATAATTCTAATTTGTTTCACATGAAACAAATAAATTTGTCCATAAATCTTCTTTATCTTGATATTTATTTTTTAGTATTTTCCAGATTCGATAGGTTAATAGCAACAATTTAAATTAGATTAATATTATTAATAATAGAAATGAAATTTTAAATACATTATAGGTATAACTCCTTTCCAATTGAACCAATAAGACTTATAGATACAAGCCGGCTAGGATTTGTATTGTTATCAAACTTTTTTAACCCAATCTCCATACTAATTCATAAATTATTTCAAAAAAAGAGAGAAATTTTCTCTCTCTCTTCTTTCAAAAATTAGTTTCAACGATAATTCATTCATGCCTATCTTCTCCTAAAGAGGGGGAATTTTATTCATATTGACTTTATCTATAATTACGGACAGGTAGAATTATAGTCACTAGTTCATACATCGTTATTGATTGTACTTATCTCTCTTTATATATTTTATATATTTTATTTACACATTTTTACTATCAAAAATTTGGATGAAAAATATGATTAAACTCCATTAAATGCTAGGTTTACTATCATACTAGTCTCATATACACAGTTACATCCCTTGTTATTCCTTTGGTATTAAGTAACTATTAACTTTCTCATTTTAAAATTTCCAATTTAAATGATCAACTATTTAAAATATATTTTTCTCTATTAAAATGCTTAGAAATGATCAAAAAAGCTATAATATCAATGATTACTAATAAAAGAGAAATGAATAAGCTAGCAATAGGACCTAATAATAGTGCCCCACTTGCTTGAGATATTAAACCACCAATAAGAGGCAAAATTAATATCATGGCAACCGATTGTGCCGACTTGCTCGTTTTTACATGTTGTGAGACTGAGATAATAAGAGCGATTGACAAAAATACAATAAGTGGATTTAACAGTAGAACAACGATTATCCAATTTAAATTTGGAAAGATAGCTTTGCCAAAAATAGGTAATCCCAGTGTATCAATCAATCCGCCATAGATAATCACAGATAGCCACGTGACTATCATTGCTGGAATGGCTGCTGCAAGAATTTTACCTAATATTAATTCTCTATTTGTTAATGGTGTATACAATAAACCCTCTATCGTCTTGTTTTCTCTTTCTCCCACAAAACTTGAGCTTGCAATGATGGTGGCAAGCATGACAGGTATCAATAAAAATAGGGGAATGAAAAAATACATCAAAATAGCATATAAAGGTTCACTGCCAGCATGAATACCTGTTGGAAAATGACTACTATTTAAATTTTTAATAAATGCATTGATTCCTCCTATACTATTAGTAAGTATGCTTTGAGTACCAAATATCAAAATAATTGAAGGCAAAATGAGACTAAAAATAATAGGTAGTACACATAAAGAAGCTAGAGTGGTTTTATCATTGACAATTTCTAATAAGTCTTTTTTCATTACGATCTTTACTCTTGTTAAATTAATCATTATCTATTCCACCTACAATCTTAAAATAAGCATCTTTAATCGTATGCTTGACTTCAAAAATAGTATTTACTTCTATATCTGATTTAACCAAACATTTTACAATTTGTGAGATCAGTATCTTTCCTGTAACAGACAGCCTAAAACCAGCTATTCTTGATGTGGCATGAATCGTTCCAAATCGTTTACAAATATTTATTGCTTTTTCTTTTGGAAATACTTCAAGCTCATAAATTGTTTCGGAAAATGTTCCACTGATTACTTCACTTGCACTTCCAGATTTAATTAATTGGCCAGTTTGAATAATTCCAATATCATCGGCAATTTCTTCAAGACCTTGCAATTGATGGGTACACATAATGATAGACATTCCTGAATCGTTGACCAGCTTATTTAGATAGGTAATGAGTTCTTCCATCGATTGTGGATCTAATCCAGAAGTAGGTTCATCTAAAATTAACAATTCAGGATGATGAAAAACAGCTCGAGCAATCGAAACTTTCTGACGCATTCCCTTACTCAACGTTCCTACCTTTG
The genomic region above belongs to Melissococcus plutonius ATCC 35311 and contains:
- a CDS encoding NupC/NupG family nucleoside CNT transporter, which codes for MQFIFLITGLLLVFSVGWLISNDRKHIKFKNIAIMFILQLIISFLCLNTTGGVYVMDKIAIFFNWLMLQAASGVDFVFGGLVVQKGTSVFFLNVLMPIVFISALVGILNYIRVLPFIIKWIGWTLNKIAGMGELESYFAVSTAILGQPEVFLTVKDDIPKLTEERLYTICASAMSAVSASVLAAYMQLIPDKFVVPAVFLNIFSALMVSCIINPYNASNYDTMPMSKNEEKNHESFFQVLGDYILDGFKLAVTVAAMLIGFVALVNFLNSIFVAIFNISFTTILGYIFSPIAFLMGVPTKDSIKVGSLMATKLLTNEFVAMSSLHNMSSTLSLKANAIISAYLVSFANFSVVGIITGSIKSISSKQGITVANFSMKLLLGATLASILTGTIVGLYY
- a CDS encoding ABC transporter permease encodes the protein MINLTRVKIVMKKDLLEIVNDKTTLASLCVLPIIFSLILPSIILIFGTQSILTNSIGGINAFIKNLNSSHFPTGIHAGSEPLYAILMYFFIPLFLLIPVMLATIIASSSFVGERENKTIEGLLYTPLTNRELILGKILAAAIPAMIVTWLSVIIYGGLIDTLGLPIFGKAIFPNLNWIIVVLLLNPLIVFLSIALIISVSQHVKTSKSAQSVAMILILPLIGGLISQASGALLLGPIASLFISLLLVIIDIIAFLIISKHFNREKYILNS
- a CDS encoding pyrimidine-nucleoside phosphorylase, which gives rise to MRMVDVIDKKRNGNELTEEEIQFFIEGVTTENIPDYQITALLMAIYFQGMTTHERKNLTIKMLESGDRLDLSTIPGIKVDKHSTGGVGDKVSLPLAAMVSAIGIPVPMVSGRGLGHTGGTLDKLEAIPGYQVEMSQEDFIKQVKNEKLAIIGATGNIAPADKKIYALRDVTDTVDSIPLIASSIMSKKIASGTDALVIDVKTGTGAFMKTLDKSIELAKALVEIGKSVGMNCLAVISDMNQPLGNKIGNSLEIEESIDLLKNKGPQDLRELTLTLGSYMVILGGKAQTYEEARILLEDTLSSGTALDCFRAMIKAQGGNSAVIDDYTIMPQATYKIDLPAEKSGYVTQIIADKIGIASMLLGGGRQKAVDQLDYAVGLELHKKIGDPVEQGESLMTIYSNREHIEEIKQLLYDNIIIGDKIEKPKMIYQIIE
- the deoC gene encoding deoxyribose-phosphate aldolase, producing the protein MKISKQALAKYLDHTLLKPNATKEEILTICKEALDYQTASVCVNAHWIKLVTSQLRDSMVVPCVVVGFPLGATSTATKVIETRIAIDDGAKEVDMVINIGELIGGNETFVKEDIKLVAEETHKKDNLLKVIIETSYLTNDQIVTACQLAEDADADYVKTSTGFSSAGAKIDDVTLMRKTVGNRLGVKASGGIHNYNEAVAMIEAGASRLGVSATKQILA
- a CDS encoding sugar-binding transcriptional regulator, which gives rise to MVKNSNDEKIKQSLMAAHLYYEENKGQSEIANQLGISRPTVSRLLQQAKQLGFVKIQIENPLLDAKELENLLNKKYHATIKVVPTNYRNKTAIFDSVGAYTADYLMKIVKPGDIIGIGWGKTIHAVTNQLEKQSVKDVRVVQLKGSVSIGECEETYAYESINELAYAFNTKANYLPLPTIFDNQLTRELVEQDRFIKDVLELGRKANIALFTVGTVRKEALLFQQGYLNEDQKAELQLHAVGDVVSRFIDSKGQIVNNELNNRTIGIELEELKAKDSSIIIASGLGKVAGVHTVLSSGYANLGIFDSALAHKGGN
- a CDS encoding phosphopentomutase; this encodes MKYKRIFGIVLDSIGTGAAADAAQFDDVGSDTLGHIGEFYNGKLHIPNLQKMGLSNLRQIAIEGVPAVEKPIGYYGKMQEVSVGKDSLDGHWEMMELPVTHPLSFFPDGFPKELLDKISKFSGRKIVGNRPASGTEIIKELGEHQMKTGDLIIYTSGDSVLQIAAHEDIIPVDELYRICRYARELVNGPEYLMGRVIARPYVGPDKEHFTRTANRHDFSLEPSSKTALNVLQENHITTIGIGKINDIFSGNGLDTVYHNESNMDGMDHLDQVMQEDFTGFCFVNLVDFDSMYGHRRDALGDGQALMDFDKRLGTVLDNLKEDDLVLITADHGNDPTFKGTDHTREYVPLLVYSQSMKETASLGTRKTFADFGATVLDNFNVTMSNQTGTSFLKELN
- a CDS encoding ABC transporter ATP-binding protein, yielding MIIIIVEVEKVSKTIGSREIIHDLSFSVEKGRTFALLGPNGAGKTTTVRLITCLLIPETGKIRIFNTDLNPKNGDILRQKIGVQNDGNLYEDLSIRQNLELWGQLYQIKNEDSKEQIKEILNFFNLEDRIDSKVGTLSKGMRQKVSIARAVFHHPELLILDEPTSGLDPQSMEELITYLNKLVNDSGMSIIMCTHQLQGLEEIADDIGIIQTGQLIKSGSASEVISGTFSETIYELEVFPKEKAINICKRFGTIHATSRIAGFRLSVTGKILISQIVKCLVKSDIEVNTIFEVKHTIKDAYFKIVGGIDND
- the aroD gene encoding type I 3-dehydroquinate dehydratase, whose translation is MENVKIGQIVIGKGLPKIIMPMVGQTEKEILEEARMIQQTKGDIAEWRIDYFENVQIPETVAKLSHAIKALLKKPLLITFRSVKEGGQQVISDQEYLHIYQMIIQLGKFDLLDIEFSMPIRYIDALIYQAHLEKIKVIISNHEFEQTPAQEELINRLQKMQKTKADICKIAVMPHSTQDVLTLLQATQIMKKNHADRPLIALSMGTLGKISRIAGQLIGSDATFGIISKSSAPGQLPVTELHNMINSLKIDEAYLTNNE
- a CDS encoding ABC transporter substrate-binding protein; amino-acid sequence: MELSKIHDVRIYKELLNGDLTPDITMLQTSNDFEDWKKMEVLEPFRPVGFSQVRNEFKDDEGYFSAFKMFAFLPQYAKLGIDQPPKNLEDLLTEQYQGKLISTYPHDDDAVLYVYDQMIKQRGERFISDLARLKPYLLRGTAVPPLLVGRNGFLGCLTGYETLPEQPSISYIPEEDFFISWAQRMAMFKQTKHKAAAKLFLAFIQSKEFQQSLGKYTVRKDIDLGEETWIGNHPNTNPVGFYAFMRDRKHINDLRKLMESHFGPVKGISPVKNHKMIKMTYGWPYF